In Nicotiana tabacum cultivar K326 chromosome 17, ASM71507v2, whole genome shotgun sequence, one DNA window encodes the following:
- the LOC107786997 gene encoding uncharacterized protein LOC107786997 isoform X2, producing the protein MLYWKENNLLDSCKVCGASRWKTDKHSGEAKNKNGKKIASKTLHYFSLKPRLQRLFMSTKTSFLMTWHHNERVDDRTMRHPADSMAWKLFDELHPSFAAEPRNVRLGLASDRFQPFRNSKTSYSIWPVVLIPYNLPPWLCMKQQNFIMSMLIPVPDSPGDTIDIYLQPLIEELNELWEIGSETFDALTRQNFKLHASLLWTINDFSAYGNLSGWSTKGKLACPYCNIDTSSIRLKNSKKQCFMCHRRYLPLNHKWRNDKESFDGTKDKRLPPKMRYGIEILNQVEDLKGFQLTKDPKKRIKISHDVRKDNWNKRSIFFELPYGKSLLLRHNLDVMHIEKNICDNILGMIMNAKGKTKDTIKTRLDLQEMNIRPELHPIKNGEKYEVPTACYTLSPQEKHNICLFLKNLKVPDGFSSNISQCVYLKEHRISGLKSHDCHVLLQHLLPLALRGMLSKTVCEPLIELSLFFNVLGAKVLRTNDLDQIEAQIPITLCKLEKVFSPSFFDVMVHLPTHLANEIKLAGPVQYRWMYPIERWLYFLKSLIGNRACPECSIAEGYLANECMTLCSLYLHRIDTKFNRPERNYDGGLKNSDGGLSLFCKSGKTLGAPKHHDLEADELEQAHIYILKNCYEVLPFLEFDMKPSKNENEMASTVKTTTKYAFVAPGAIGKGRGRGLKSIYSLGVSGPDILSSQSTDQVMQYNQIVETSAVVKGQGRGLRSMCSLGVSGLGPTNKNSLVLEKGHVQTDIPSFSSTDDVMQYIQQKSMSALGKGRGQELRSICSLEEYENEERSFHQNAHYASQSMSRPSKSTMFAAQGLRTMNKNPLVHDKENVKTNILFSPSDDQVMQSTQKVKTSTLGKGRRRELRSMCSFEESENEERSFHHNAHYASQSMSRPSKSTRLDTTMFSAQGVQTKNKNSLVHDKENMQTDIPFSPSIDQVMQSTQTVETR; encoded by the exons ATGTTATATTGGAAGGAAAATAACTTACTTGATTCCTGTAAAGTCTGTGGTGCATCCAGATGGAAAACAGATAAACATAGCGGGGAAGCAAAGAATAAGAATGGTAAAAAAATAGCATCAAAGACGTTACACTATTTTTCATTGAAGCCTAGGCTTCAAAGGTTGTTTATGTCTACAAAGACATCttttctaatgacatggcatcatAATGAAAGAGTTGATGATAGAACAATGAGGCACCCAGCTGATTCAATGGCATGGAAATTATTTGATGAACTTCATCCCTCATTTGCGGCTGAGCCTCGTAATGTTCGACTTGGACTTGCTAGTGATAGATTCCAGCCATTTAGAAATTCAAAAACCTCATATAGTATTTGGCCTGTGGTACTTATTCCTTATAATTTACCACCTTGGTTATGTATGAAACAGCAAAATTTCATTATGTCCATGCTTATTCCTGTTCCCGATAGTCCAGGTGATACAATTGACATATATCTTCAACCCTTGATAGAGGAATTAAATGAGTTATGGGAAATTGGTAGTGAGACATTTGATGCATTAACTCGACAGAATTTTAAGTTACATGCTTCTTTGTTATGGACCATCAATGACTTTTCAGCATATGGAAATTTATCTGGATGGAGTACAAAAGGCAAATTAGCATGTCCATATTGCAACATTGACACTTCCTCAATCAGATTGAAGAATAGTAAGAAGCAATGTTTTATGTGTCATCGGCGTTACCTTCCTCTTAATCACAAATGGAGGAATGATAAGGAGTCATTTGATGGCACAAAAGATAAAAGGCTCCCACCAAAAATGCGTTATGGTATTGAGATACTTAATCAAGTGGAAGATCTTAAAGGGTTCCAATTGACAAAGGATCCAAAGAAAAGGATCAAGATATCACATGATGTTCGAAAagataattggaataagaggagTATCTTTTTTGAACTTCCATACGGGAAATCTCTCTTGTTGCGACATAATTTGGATGTTATGCATATCGAAAAAAATATTTGTGATAATATTTTGGGGATGATAATGAATGCCAAAGGAAAGACCAAGGATACCATTAAAACTCGACTAGATTTGCAAGAAATGAACATTAGACCGGAATTGCACCCTATTAAAAATGGAGAAAAATATGAAGTTCCAACTGCATGTTATACATTATCTCCCCAAGAAAAGCACAACATATGCCTTTTCTTAAAGAATTTAAAGGTTCCAGATGGATTTTCATCTAATATTTCTCAATGTGTTTACTTGAAAGAGCACAGGATTTCTGGCTTAAAGAGTCATGATTGTCATGTTCTTCTACAACATTTACTCCCTCTTGCACTACGTGGTATGTTGTCTAAAACAGTGTGTGAACCCCTTATCGAGttgtctttattttttaatgtGCTGGGAGCAAAGGTATTAAGGACTAATGACTTGGATCAGATTGAAGCTCAAATTCCTATAACTCTTTGCAAGTTAGAAAAGGTCTTCTCTCCTTCATTTTTTGATGTCATGGTGCACTTGCCTACTCACTTAGCTAATGAAATTAAGCTTGCTGGACCTGTTCAGTATCGGTGGATGTATCCTATAGAACGATGgttatattttttgaaatctcTCATTGGTAATAGGGCTTGTCCAGAATGTTCCATTGCAGAGGGTTACCTTGCAAATGAATGTATGACCTTATGTTCATTGTATCTGCATAGAATCGACACAAAGTTTAATCGGCCAGAACGAAATTATGATGGTGGTTTAAAAAATTCCGATGGAGGTTTATCTTTATTTTGTAAATCTGGAAAAACTTTAGGAGCTCCAAAACATCATGATCTTGAAGCAGATGAATTAGAGCAAGCACATATATACATACTGAAGAATTGTTATGAAGTTCTACCATTTCTAGA GTTTGATATGAAACCTTCAAAGAATGAAAATGAGATGGCATCCACTGTGAAAACCACTACCAAATATGCATTTGTTGCACCAGGTGCTATAGGGAAGGGACGAGGGAGAGGGCTTAAATCTATATACTCTTTAGGGGTATCTGGACCAGATATTCTATCCTCTCAGTCTACTGATCAAGTTATGCAGTACAACCAAATTGTTGAAACGA GTGCAGTAGTGAAGGGACAAGGGCGAGGGCTTAGATCTATGTGTTCTTTAGGGGTATCTGGACTGGGACCAACGAATAAAAATTCATTGGTTCTTGAGAAAGGGCATGTGCAAACTGATATTCCATCTTTTTCATCTACTGATGATGTTATGCAATACATCCAACAAAAGTCAATGA GTGCTCTAGGGAAGGGACGAGGGCAAGAACTTAGATCTATATGCTCCCTTGAAGAGTATGAAAATGAGGAGCGATCCTTCCATCAGAATGCTCATTATGCCAGTCAAAGTATGTCAAGACCTTCTAAGAGCACCATGTTTGCTGCTCAAGGATTGCGAACAATGAATAAAAACCCTTTGGTTCATGACAAAGAGAATGTGAAAACTAATATTCTGTTTTCTCCTTCTGATGATCAAGTTATGCAATCCACCCAAAAAGTGAAAACAA GTACTCTAGGGAAAGGACGAAGGCGAGAGCTTAGATCTATGTGCTCCTTTGAAGAGTctgaaaatgaggaacgatccttTCATCATAATGCTCATTATGCAAGTCAAAGCATGTCAAGACCTTCTAAGAGTACAAGATTAGACACAACCATGTTTTCCGCTCAAGGAGTGCAAACAAAGAATAAAAACTCTTTGGTTCATGACAAAGAGAATATGCAAACTGATATTCCATTTTCTCCTTCTATTGATCAAGTTATGCAGTCCACCCAAACAGTTGAAACAA GATAA
- the LOC107786997 gene encoding uncharacterized protein LOC107786997 isoform X1, which produces MLYWKENNLLDSCKVCGASRWKTDKHSGEAKNKNGKKIASKTLHYFSLKPRLQRLFMSTKTSFLMTWHHNERVDDRTMRHPADSMAWKLFDELHPSFAAEPRNVRLGLASDRFQPFRNSKTSYSIWPVVLIPYNLPPWLCMKQQNFIMSMLIPVPDSPGDTIDIYLQPLIEELNELWEIGSETFDALTRQNFKLHASLLWTINDFSAYGNLSGWSTKGKLACPYCNIDTSSIRLKNSKKQCFMCHRRYLPLNHKWRNDKESFDGTKDKRLPPKMRYGIEILNQVEDLKGFQLTKDPKKRIKISHDVRKDNWNKRSIFFELPYGKSLLLRHNLDVMHIEKNICDNILGMIMNAKGKTKDTIKTRLDLQEMNIRPELHPIKNGEKYEVPTACYTLSPQEKHNICLFLKNLKVPDGFSSNISQCVYLKEHRISGLKSHDCHVLLQHLLPLALRGMLSKTVCEPLIELSLFFNVLGAKVLRTNDLDQIEAQIPITLCKLEKVFSPSFFDVMVHLPTHLANEIKLAGPVQYRWMYPIERWLYFLKSLIGNRACPECSIAEGYLANECMTLCSLYLHRIDTKFNRPERNYDGGLKNSDGGLSLFCKSGKTLGAPKHHDLEADELEQAHIYILKNCYEVLPFLEEFAQIHIDSTQHLSDTEWNRQFIECLKIELHNCIKEMIVCSWKISLHFHVVLPNMFDMKPSKNENEMASTVKTTTKYAFVAPGAIGKGRGRGLKSIYSLGVSGPDILSSQSTDQVMQYNQIVETSAVVKGQGRGLRSMCSLGVSGLGPTNKNSLVLEKGHVQTDIPSFSSTDDVMQYIQQKSMSALGKGRGQELRSICSLEEYENEERSFHQNAHYASQSMSRPSKSTMFAAQGLRTMNKNPLVHDKENVKTNILFSPSDDQVMQSTQKVKTSTLGKGRRRELRSMCSFEESENEERSFHHNAHYASQSMSRPSKSTRLDTTMFSAQGVQTKNKNSLVHDKENMQTDIPFSPSIDQVMQSTQTVETR; this is translated from the exons ATGTTATATTGGAAGGAAAATAACTTACTTGATTCCTGTAAAGTCTGTGGTGCATCCAGATGGAAAACAGATAAACATAGCGGGGAAGCAAAGAATAAGAATGGTAAAAAAATAGCATCAAAGACGTTACACTATTTTTCATTGAAGCCTAGGCTTCAAAGGTTGTTTATGTCTACAAAGACATCttttctaatgacatggcatcatAATGAAAGAGTTGATGATAGAACAATGAGGCACCCAGCTGATTCAATGGCATGGAAATTATTTGATGAACTTCATCCCTCATTTGCGGCTGAGCCTCGTAATGTTCGACTTGGACTTGCTAGTGATAGATTCCAGCCATTTAGAAATTCAAAAACCTCATATAGTATTTGGCCTGTGGTACTTATTCCTTATAATTTACCACCTTGGTTATGTATGAAACAGCAAAATTTCATTATGTCCATGCTTATTCCTGTTCCCGATAGTCCAGGTGATACAATTGACATATATCTTCAACCCTTGATAGAGGAATTAAATGAGTTATGGGAAATTGGTAGTGAGACATTTGATGCATTAACTCGACAGAATTTTAAGTTACATGCTTCTTTGTTATGGACCATCAATGACTTTTCAGCATATGGAAATTTATCTGGATGGAGTACAAAAGGCAAATTAGCATGTCCATATTGCAACATTGACACTTCCTCAATCAGATTGAAGAATAGTAAGAAGCAATGTTTTATGTGTCATCGGCGTTACCTTCCTCTTAATCACAAATGGAGGAATGATAAGGAGTCATTTGATGGCACAAAAGATAAAAGGCTCCCACCAAAAATGCGTTATGGTATTGAGATACTTAATCAAGTGGAAGATCTTAAAGGGTTCCAATTGACAAAGGATCCAAAGAAAAGGATCAAGATATCACATGATGTTCGAAAagataattggaataagaggagTATCTTTTTTGAACTTCCATACGGGAAATCTCTCTTGTTGCGACATAATTTGGATGTTATGCATATCGAAAAAAATATTTGTGATAATATTTTGGGGATGATAATGAATGCCAAAGGAAAGACCAAGGATACCATTAAAACTCGACTAGATTTGCAAGAAATGAACATTAGACCGGAATTGCACCCTATTAAAAATGGAGAAAAATATGAAGTTCCAACTGCATGTTATACATTATCTCCCCAAGAAAAGCACAACATATGCCTTTTCTTAAAGAATTTAAAGGTTCCAGATGGATTTTCATCTAATATTTCTCAATGTGTTTACTTGAAAGAGCACAGGATTTCTGGCTTAAAGAGTCATGATTGTCATGTTCTTCTACAACATTTACTCCCTCTTGCACTACGTGGTATGTTGTCTAAAACAGTGTGTGAACCCCTTATCGAGttgtctttattttttaatgtGCTGGGAGCAAAGGTATTAAGGACTAATGACTTGGATCAGATTGAAGCTCAAATTCCTATAACTCTTTGCAAGTTAGAAAAGGTCTTCTCTCCTTCATTTTTTGATGTCATGGTGCACTTGCCTACTCACTTAGCTAATGAAATTAAGCTTGCTGGACCTGTTCAGTATCGGTGGATGTATCCTATAGAACGATGgttatattttttgaaatctcTCATTGGTAATAGGGCTTGTCCAGAATGTTCCATTGCAGAGGGTTACCTTGCAAATGAATGTATGACCTTATGTTCATTGTATCTGCATAGAATCGACACAAAGTTTAATCGGCCAGAACGAAATTATGATGGTGGTTTAAAAAATTCCGATGGAGGTTTATCTTTATTTTGTAAATCTGGAAAAACTTTAGGAGCTCCAAAACATCATGATCTTGAAGCAGATGAATTAGAGCAAGCACATATATACATACTGAAGAATTGTTATGAAGTTCTACCATTTCTAGA AGAGTTTGCACAAATTCATATAGATTCTACTCAACACTTGTCTGATACAGAATGGAACAGACAATTTATCGAATGTTTAAAGATAGA GTTGCACAATTGTATAAAGGAGATGATAGTCTGCTCATGGAAGATCTCCTTGCACTTTCACGTGGTCCTACCCAATAT GTTTGATATGAAACCTTCAAAGAATGAAAATGAGATGGCATCCACTGTGAAAACCACTACCAAATATGCATTTGTTGCACCAGGTGCTATAGGGAAGGGACGAGGGAGAGGGCTTAAATCTATATACTCTTTAGGGGTATCTGGACCAGATATTCTATCCTCTCAGTCTACTGATCAAGTTATGCAGTACAACCAAATTGTTGAAACGA GTGCAGTAGTGAAGGGACAAGGGCGAGGGCTTAGATCTATGTGTTCTTTAGGGGTATCTGGACTGGGACCAACGAATAAAAATTCATTGGTTCTTGAGAAAGGGCATGTGCAAACTGATATTCCATCTTTTTCATCTACTGATGATGTTATGCAATACATCCAACAAAAGTCAATGA GTGCTCTAGGGAAGGGACGAGGGCAAGAACTTAGATCTATATGCTCCCTTGAAGAGTATGAAAATGAGGAGCGATCCTTCCATCAGAATGCTCATTATGCCAGTCAAAGTATGTCAAGACCTTCTAAGAGCACCATGTTTGCTGCTCAAGGATTGCGAACAATGAATAAAAACCCTTTGGTTCATGACAAAGAGAATGTGAAAACTAATATTCTGTTTTCTCCTTCTGATGATCAAGTTATGCAATCCACCCAAAAAGTGAAAACAA GTACTCTAGGGAAAGGACGAAGGCGAGAGCTTAGATCTATGTGCTCCTTTGAAGAGTctgaaaatgaggaacgatccttTCATCATAATGCTCATTATGCAAGTCAAAGCATGTCAAGACCTTCTAAGAGTACAAGATTAGACACAACCATGTTTTCCGCTCAAGGAGTGCAAACAAAGAATAAAAACTCTTTGGTTCATGACAAAGAGAATATGCAAACTGATATTCCATTTTCTCCTTCTATTGATCAAGTTATGCAGTCCACCCAAACAGTTGAAACAA GATAA